Proteins found in one Sorghum bicolor cultivar BTx623 chromosome 1, Sorghum_bicolor_NCBIv3, whole genome shotgun sequence genomic segment:
- the LOC8063419 gene encoding protein ETHYLENE-INSENSITIVE 2 isoform X5, translated as MLSPVWRMAGTFNACIAGFTLLCFVLGLLVSQPKVPVNVNVMFPKLSGESAYSLMALLGANVITYGFYVHSSVVQVQRRSLAPTLGSLFHDHLFSVLFVFTGVFLVNYVLLSSAADESSNITLVNYQDGIELMNQMFESPVAPVLLLVILIFSSHIISLTSIIGSDVILKNTFGVKLPDSAHHLLLKGFAIIPCIYCGKVAGFEGIYQLLIICPVIQAMFLPSTVIPLIRISSSRLIMGCYKISLYVEILATLAFLLMLFANIIFVAEILFGDSTWTNNLKGNTGSGPVLLPYIVIVLTSFASIAFTLFLAVTPLKSASNEAENENLSVCSHSEALNIAHYREETSLESVPLEEVQWSSIAVAPRDSLEGHQKSALEYTECSDTATESDHDAQEPTSHRTVDPEAHLSPPAFRDEPKFVEVDWTEPMSIVCTDTIVEQSTAENIKVKSATEKIVPVEPDVCAQKDSEVSHDLEFDKSYGGKVPSFPSGGPPSLMLSRGDDTDAGNVSGFISKQSGLGRAARRQLAAILDEFWGQLFDYRGKLTQEANNKSFNYLIGLDLRAAGSAVRKDNLSIEASSNSMMRDVMQGSATVLNTWDSHDKDITNQDTGICLQVGTMGPPTWSQSMHLPNRDIPSSGRTFFEQNAKLFSNFHTPSYSSNQFYQPATIHGYQLANYLKGINASRNPYSSTPLDPWQPPRSSESAIPTYTGSAMNAHTHNLLGSFGDSSLQSPTLNRSSTMAVERSYYDPISIGGSDSVGSSANSKKYHSSPNISAVIAASRDALLNEASLGPAANLAYLTSLASEKSRYVDLAVRPSSPLTELSQHNVQREMLSTHSGTNTKTKFLWSQQPFEQLFGVLSSEVNRSEVNTGQGACSAMKDDFSYTQFEAELLKSLRFCIMKLLKLEGSEWLFRQNGGCDENLIDKVSETERVSQGGTSDDRDTSSVHRVPNCGDGCVWQASLIVSFGVWCIHRVLDLSRVESRPELWGKYTYVLNRLQGIIDPSLSNPRKPLMACACLLKAGSVGKPIPGSFITAAMILEVIKGVEQAVSGRKGRSGTAAGDVAFPKGKANLLSVLKRYKRRLGNKTPPRR; from the exons ATGTTATCTCCCGTCTG GAGGATGGCTGGAACATTCAATGCCTGCATAGCAGGCTTTACACTTCTTTGCTTTGTGCTTGGTTTATTAGTCAGTCAACCAAAGGTCCCTGTCAATGTGAATGTGATGTTCCCCAAGTTGAGTGGTGAGAGTGCTTACTCGCTGATGGCACTTCTTGGCGCAAATGTAATAACATACGGTTTTTATGTTCATTCATCGGTTGTTCAG GTGCAAAGAAGATCTCTAGCTCCTACCCTTGGTTCCCTGTTTCATGATCACCTGTTTTCTGTATTATTCGTATTTACTGGGGTTTTTCTTGTGAACTATGTTCTATTGAGCTCAGCAGCAGATGAATCCAGTAATATAACACTTGTTAACTATCAAGATGGTATTGAGTTAATGAACCAG ATGTTTGAGAGTCCTGTGGCACCAGTTTTGTTGTTAGTGATCCTAATCTTCTCAAGCCACATCATCTCGTTGACATCTATTATCGGTAGTGATGTGATTTTAAAGAACACTTTTGGTGTTAAACTGCCAGATTCTGCACATCATCTCCTACTTAAGGGTTTCGCCATCATTCCTTGTATCTACTGTGGAAAGGTCGCTGGTTTTGAAGGGATATATCAGTTACTTATTATCTGTCCAGTTATCCAGGCTATGTTCCTTCCTTCCACTGTTATCCCCCTTATCCGTATTTCCTCATCAAGATTAATCATGGGCTGCTACAAAATATCTTTATATGTTGAAATACTTGCCACTCTTGCATTTCTTCTTATGCTGTTTGCAAATATCATTTTTGTGGCGGAAATCCTGTTTGGTGATAGCACCTGGACAAACAACCTCAAAGGAAACACCGGATCCGGCCCTGTTTTACTTCCATATATTGTCATAGTCCTAACTTCTTTTGCAAGTATTGCTTTTACGCTATTCCTTGCTGTTACTCCACTAAAGTCAGCAAGTAATGAAGCTGAAAACGAGAATTTGTCTGTGTGCTCACATAGTGAAGCATTGAACATTGCTCACTATAGAGAAGAGACTTCTCTTGAAAGTGTTCCACTTGAAGAAGTTCAGTGGTCGTCTATTGCTGTTGCTCCGAGGGATTCGTTGGAAGGTCATCAGAAATCAGCTTTGGAGTATACCGAGTGTTCTGATACCGCTACAGAGTCTGATCATGATGCTCAAGAACCAACATCTCATAGGACagtggatcctgaagctcacCTCTCACCGCCTGCATTCCGTGATGAGCCAAAATTTGTTGAGGTTGACTGGACAGAGCCAATGTCAATAGTTTGTACTGACACCATAGTAGAACAAAGTACTGCAGAGAACATCAAAGTGAAGAGCGCGACTGAGAAGATTGTTCCAGTGGAACCAGATGTTTGCGCACAGAAGGATTCTGAGGTGTCACATGATTTGGAATTTGACAAGTCCTATGGAGGTAAGGTACCTTCTTTCCCTTCTGGTGGCCCACCATCTCTTATGTTGAGCAGGGGAGATGATACTGATGCTGGTAATGTCAGTGGTTTCATCTCAAAACAGTCTGGTTTGGGACGTGCAGCAAGGAGACAGTTAGCAGCAATTCTTGATGAGTTCTGGGGGCAACTTTTTGATTATCGTGGTAAACTTACACAAGAGGCCAACAATAAAAGCTTCAACTATTTGATTGGACTGGACTTGAGAGCAGCTGGTTCTGCTGTGAGGAAAGATAACCTATCAATTGAAGCTTCCAGTAACTCAATGATGAGAGATGTAATGCAAGGGTCAGCTACTGTATTGAACACATGGGATTCTCATGATAAAGATATCACTAATCAAGACACAGGTATCTGTCTGCAGGTGGGTACCATGGGTCCACCAACATGGTCTCAAAGCATGCATTTACCAAATAGAGATATTCCAAGTTCAGGCAGAACCTTCTTTGAGCAAAATGCTAAATTATTTTCAAATTTTCATACTCCATCTTACTCCAGTAACCAGTTTTATCAACCGGCTACCATTCATGGGTATCAGCTAGCAAACTATTTGAAAGGGATAAATGCAAGTCGAAATCCATACTCTAGCACTCCATTGGACCCATGGCAACCTCCTAGATCTTCTGAATCTGCTATTCCCACCTATACTGGCTCTGCAATGAATGCTCATACGCATAATCTCCTTGGTTCATTTGGAGATAGCTCTTTGCAAAGCCCGACATTGAACCGCTCAAGTACAATGGCAGTGGAAAGATCCTATTATGATCCTATCTCCATTGGTGGGAGTGATAGTGTTGGCTCATCTGCTAACTCAAAGAAGTACCACAGTTCACCTAACATATCTGCGGTAATTGCTGCGAGCAGAGATGCTTTGTTGAATGAAGCAAGTTTGGGTCCTGCTGCAAATCTAGCATACCTGACTAGTTTGGCATCTGAAAAATCACGGTATGTGGACTTAGCAGTCAGACCATCATCTCCACTTACTGAGTTGTCACAACATAATGTTCAGAGAGAGATGCTCTCTACACATTCGGGTACAAACACCAAAACCAAATTCCTTTGGTCCCAACAGCCATTTGAACAATTATTTGGTGTGTTAAGTTCAGAGGTGAATAGGAGTGAGGTGAACACTGGCCAGGGAGCATGTAGTGCCATGAAGGATGATTTCTCTTACACACAGTTTGAGGCAGAACTTCTTAAGTCTCTTAGATTTTGCATCATGAAGCTCTTGAAGCTGGAAGGATCGGAGTGGCTGTTTCGTCAGAATGGCGGTTGTGATGAAAATCTAATTGATAAAGTCTCTGAAACCGAGAGAGTTTCACAGGGAGGAACCAGTGATGACAGAGATACCAGTTCTGTGCACAGAGTGCCAAATTGCGGAGATGGTTGTGTTTGGCAGGCTTCActgattgttagttttggtgtctgGTGTATCCATCGGGTGCTAGACCTGTCCCGTGTGGAAAGTAGACCAGAACTTTGGGGCAAGTATACATATGTTCTCAACCGTCTTCAG GGAATCATTGATCCTTCACTCTCCAATCCCCGGAAACCCCTAATGGCGTGTGCATGCCTCCTGAAAGCAGGCTCGGTTGGCAAACCCATCCCCGGCAGCTTCATCACGGCAGCCATGATACTGGAGGTGATCAAGGGCGTGGAACAAGCCGTCTCAGGCCGCAAGGGCCGGAGCGGAACAGCAGCTGGAGATGTGGCCTTTCCCAAAGGGAAGGCGAACCTGCTCTCTGTGCTCAAGCGATACAAGCGCAGGCTTGGCAACAAGACGCCGCCTAGGCGGTAG
- the LOC8063419 gene encoding protein ETHYLENE-INSENSITIVE 2 isoform X4, translated as MVSGITVGFNLVFEYGGIITGLCFSSVVVYLLPHVISRLGRRMAGTFNACIAGFTLLCFVLGLLVSQPKVPVNVNVMFPKLSGESAYSLMALLGANVITYGFYVHSSVVQVQRRSLAPTLGSLFHDHLFSVLFVFTGVFLVNYVLLSSAADESSNITLVNYQDGIELMNQMFESPVAPVLLLVILIFSSHIISLTSIIGSDVILKNTFGVKLPDSAHHLLLKGFAIIPCIYCGKVAGFEGIYQLLIICPVIQAMFLPSTVIPLIRISSSRLIMGCYKISLYVEILATLAFLLMLFANIIFVAEILFGDSTWTNNLKGNTGSGPVLLPYIVIVLTSFASIAFTLFLAVTPLKSASNEAENENLSVCSHSEALNIAHYREETSLESVPLEEVQWSSIAVAPRDSLEGHQKSALEYTECSDTATESDHDAQEPTSHRTVDPEAHLSPPAFRDEPKFVEVDWTEPMSIVCTDTIVEQSTAENIKVKSATEKIVPVEPDVCAQKDSEVSHDLEFDKSYGGKVPSFPSGGPPSLMLSRGDDTDAGNVSGFISKQSGLGRAARRQLAAILDEFWGQLFDYRGKLTQEANNKSFNYLIGLDLRAAGSAVRKDNLSIEASSNSMMRDVMQGSATVLNTWDSHDKDITNQDTGICLQVGTMGPPTWSQSMHLPNRDIPSSGRTFFEQNAKLFSNFHTPSYSSNQFYQPATIHGYQLANYLKGINASRNPYSSTPLDPWQPPRSSESAIPTYTGSAMNAHTHNLLGSFGDSSLQSPTLNRSSTMAVERSYYDPISIGGSDSVGSSANSKKYHSSPNISAVIAASRDALLNEASLGPAANLAYLTSLASEKSRYVDLAVRPSSPLTELSQHNVQREMLSTHSGTNTKTKFLWSQQPFEQLFGVLSSEVNRSEVNTGQGACSAMKDDFSYTQFEAELLKSLRFCIMKLLKLEGSEWLFRQNGGCDENLIDKVSETERVSQGGTSDDRDTSSVHRVPNCGDGCVWQASLIVSFGVWCIHRVLDLSRVESRPELWGKYTYVLNRLQGIIDPSLSNPRKPLMACACLLKAGSVGKPIPGSFITAAMILEVIKGVEQAVSGRKGRSGTAAGDVAFPKGKANLLSVLKRYKRRLGNKTPPRR; from the exons ATG GTTTCAGGCATAACAGTTGGTTTCAACCTTGTTTTTGAATATGGTGGTATTATAACAGGCCTATGTTTTTCAAGTGTTGTAGTCTATCTGCTGCCACATGTTATCTCCCGTCTG GGCAGGAGGATGGCTGGAACATTCAATGCCTGCATAGCAGGCTTTACACTTCTTTGCTTTGTGCTTGGTTTATTAGTCAGTCAACCAAAGGTCCCTGTCAATGTGAATGTGATGTTCCCCAAGTTGAGTGGTGAGAGTGCTTACTCGCTGATGGCACTTCTTGGCGCAAATGTAATAACATACGGTTTTTATGTTCATTCATCGGTTGTTCAG GTGCAAAGAAGATCTCTAGCTCCTACCCTTGGTTCCCTGTTTCATGATCACCTGTTTTCTGTATTATTCGTATTTACTGGGGTTTTTCTTGTGAACTATGTTCTATTGAGCTCAGCAGCAGATGAATCCAGTAATATAACACTTGTTAACTATCAAGATGGTATTGAGTTAATGAACCAG ATGTTTGAGAGTCCTGTGGCACCAGTTTTGTTGTTAGTGATCCTAATCTTCTCAAGCCACATCATCTCGTTGACATCTATTATCGGTAGTGATGTGATTTTAAAGAACACTTTTGGTGTTAAACTGCCAGATTCTGCACATCATCTCCTACTTAAGGGTTTCGCCATCATTCCTTGTATCTACTGTGGAAAGGTCGCTGGTTTTGAAGGGATATATCAGTTACTTATTATCTGTCCAGTTATCCAGGCTATGTTCCTTCCTTCCACTGTTATCCCCCTTATCCGTATTTCCTCATCAAGATTAATCATGGGCTGCTACAAAATATCTTTATATGTTGAAATACTTGCCACTCTTGCATTTCTTCTTATGCTGTTTGCAAATATCATTTTTGTGGCGGAAATCCTGTTTGGTGATAGCACCTGGACAAACAACCTCAAAGGAAACACCGGATCCGGCCCTGTTTTACTTCCATATATTGTCATAGTCCTAACTTCTTTTGCAAGTATTGCTTTTACGCTATTCCTTGCTGTTACTCCACTAAAGTCAGCAAGTAATGAAGCTGAAAACGAGAATTTGTCTGTGTGCTCACATAGTGAAGCATTGAACATTGCTCACTATAGAGAAGAGACTTCTCTTGAAAGTGTTCCACTTGAAGAAGTTCAGTGGTCGTCTATTGCTGTTGCTCCGAGGGATTCGTTGGAAGGTCATCAGAAATCAGCTTTGGAGTATACCGAGTGTTCTGATACCGCTACAGAGTCTGATCATGATGCTCAAGAACCAACATCTCATAGGACagtggatcctgaagctcacCTCTCACCGCCTGCATTCCGTGATGAGCCAAAATTTGTTGAGGTTGACTGGACAGAGCCAATGTCAATAGTTTGTACTGACACCATAGTAGAACAAAGTACTGCAGAGAACATCAAAGTGAAGAGCGCGACTGAGAAGATTGTTCCAGTGGAACCAGATGTTTGCGCACAGAAGGATTCTGAGGTGTCACATGATTTGGAATTTGACAAGTCCTATGGAGGTAAGGTACCTTCTTTCCCTTCTGGTGGCCCACCATCTCTTATGTTGAGCAGGGGAGATGATACTGATGCTGGTAATGTCAGTGGTTTCATCTCAAAACAGTCTGGTTTGGGACGTGCAGCAAGGAGACAGTTAGCAGCAATTCTTGATGAGTTCTGGGGGCAACTTTTTGATTATCGTGGTAAACTTACACAAGAGGCCAACAATAAAAGCTTCAACTATTTGATTGGACTGGACTTGAGAGCAGCTGGTTCTGCTGTGAGGAAAGATAACCTATCAATTGAAGCTTCCAGTAACTCAATGATGAGAGATGTAATGCAAGGGTCAGCTACTGTATTGAACACATGGGATTCTCATGATAAAGATATCACTAATCAAGACACAGGTATCTGTCTGCAGGTGGGTACCATGGGTCCACCAACATGGTCTCAAAGCATGCATTTACCAAATAGAGATATTCCAAGTTCAGGCAGAACCTTCTTTGAGCAAAATGCTAAATTATTTTCAAATTTTCATACTCCATCTTACTCCAGTAACCAGTTTTATCAACCGGCTACCATTCATGGGTATCAGCTAGCAAACTATTTGAAAGGGATAAATGCAAGTCGAAATCCATACTCTAGCACTCCATTGGACCCATGGCAACCTCCTAGATCTTCTGAATCTGCTATTCCCACCTATACTGGCTCTGCAATGAATGCTCATACGCATAATCTCCTTGGTTCATTTGGAGATAGCTCTTTGCAAAGCCCGACATTGAACCGCTCAAGTACAATGGCAGTGGAAAGATCCTATTATGATCCTATCTCCATTGGTGGGAGTGATAGTGTTGGCTCATCTGCTAACTCAAAGAAGTACCACAGTTCACCTAACATATCTGCGGTAATTGCTGCGAGCAGAGATGCTTTGTTGAATGAAGCAAGTTTGGGTCCTGCTGCAAATCTAGCATACCTGACTAGTTTGGCATCTGAAAAATCACGGTATGTGGACTTAGCAGTCAGACCATCATCTCCACTTACTGAGTTGTCACAACATAATGTTCAGAGAGAGATGCTCTCTACACATTCGGGTACAAACACCAAAACCAAATTCCTTTGGTCCCAACAGCCATTTGAACAATTATTTGGTGTGTTAAGTTCAGAGGTGAATAGGAGTGAGGTGAACACTGGCCAGGGAGCATGTAGTGCCATGAAGGATGATTTCTCTTACACACAGTTTGAGGCAGAACTTCTTAAGTCTCTTAGATTTTGCATCATGAAGCTCTTGAAGCTGGAAGGATCGGAGTGGCTGTTTCGTCAGAATGGCGGTTGTGATGAAAATCTAATTGATAAAGTCTCTGAAACCGAGAGAGTTTCACAGGGAGGAACCAGTGATGACAGAGATACCAGTTCTGTGCACAGAGTGCCAAATTGCGGAGATGGTTGTGTTTGGCAGGCTTCActgattgttagttttggtgtctgGTGTATCCATCGGGTGCTAGACCTGTCCCGTGTGGAAAGTAGACCAGAACTTTGGGGCAAGTATACATATGTTCTCAACCGTCTTCAG GGAATCATTGATCCTTCACTCTCCAATCCCCGGAAACCCCTAATGGCGTGTGCATGCCTCCTGAAAGCAGGCTCGGTTGGCAAACCCATCCCCGGCAGCTTCATCACGGCAGCCATGATACTGGAGGTGATCAAGGGCGTGGAACAAGCCGTCTCAGGCCGCAAGGGCCGGAGCGGAACAGCAGCTGGAGATGTGGCCTTTCCCAAAGGGAAGGCGAACCTGCTCTCTGTGCTCAAGCGATACAAGCGCAGGCTTGGCAACAAGACGCCGCCTAGGCGGTAG
- the LOC8063419 gene encoding protein ETHYLENE-INSENSITIVE 2 isoform X1: protein MISVRSIESLAAGDGRPNLFRTLGPTLLISMGYIDLGKWLATMDAGSRFGYDQVLLVLLFNFSAILFQYQSICIGMVTGKNLKEICCQEYSETINVVLSLQAGLSLIIAELTMVSGITVGFNLVFEYGGIITGLCFSSVVVYLLPHVISRLGRRMAGTFNACIAGFTLLCFVLGLLVSQPKVPVNVNVMFPKLSGESAYSLMALLGANVITYGFYVHSSVVQVQRRSLAPTLGSLFHDHLFSVLFVFTGVFLVNYVLLSSAADESSNITLVNYQDGIELMNQMFESPVAPVLLLVILIFSSHIISLTSIIGSDVILKNTFGVKLPDSAHHLLLKGFAIIPCIYCGKVAGFEGIYQLLIICPVIQAMFLPSTVIPLIRISSSRLIMGCYKISLYVEILATLAFLLMLFANIIFVAEILFGDSTWTNNLKGNTGSGPVLLPYIVIVLTSFASIAFTLFLAVTPLKSASNEAENENLSVCSHSEALNIAHYREETSLESVPLEEVQWSSIAVAPRDSLEGHQKSALEYTECSDTATESDHDAQEPTSHRTVDPEAHLSPPAFRDEPKFVEVDWTEPMSIVCTDTIVEQSTAENIKVKSATEKIVPVEPDVCAQKDSEVSHDLEFDKSYGGKVPSFPSGGPPSLMLSRGDDTDAGNVSGFISKQSGLGRAARRQLAAILDEFWGQLFDYRGKLTQEANNKSFNYLIGLDLRAAGSAVRKDNLSIEASSNSMMRDVMQGSATVLNTWDSHDKDITNQDTGICLQVGTMGPPTWSQSMHLPNRDIPSSGRTFFEQNAKLFSNFHTPSYSSNQFYQPATIHGYQLANYLKGINASRNPYSSTPLDPWQPPRSSESAIPTYTGSAMNAHTHNLLGSFGDSSLQSPTLNRSSTMAVERSYYDPISIGGSDSVGSSANSKKYHSSPNISAVIAASRDALLNEASLGPAANLAYLTSLASEKSRYVDLAVRPSSPLTELSQHNVQREMLSTHSGTNTKTKFLWSQQPFEQLFGVLSSEVNRSEVNTGQGACSAMKDDFSYTQFEAELLKSLRFCIMKLLKLEGSEWLFRQNGGCDENLIDKVSETERVSQGGTSDDRDTSSVHRVPNCGDGCVWQASLIVSFGVWCIHRVLDLSRVESRPELWGKYTYVLNRLQGIIDPSLSNPRKPLMACACLLKAGSVGKPIPGSFITAAMILEVIKGVEQAVSGRKGRSGTAAGDVAFPKGKANLLSVLKRYKRRLGNKTPPRR from the exons TGTTCCGTACCCTTGGGCCAACACTCCTGATTTCAATGGGGTATATTGACCTTGGAAAGTGGTTGGCGACTATGGACGCTGGATCTCGATTTGGGTATGATCAAGTGTTGCTGGTGCTGCTTTTCAATTTCTCAGCCATTCTATTCCAGTATCAATCAATTTGTATTGGTATGGTCACTGGGAAGAATCTTAAAGAG ATTTGCTGCCAGGAGTACAGTGAGACAATAAATGTTGTTCTTAGTCTTCAGGCAGGGCTGTCCTTGATTATTGCAGAACTAACAATG GTTTCAGGCATAACAGTTGGTTTCAACCTTGTTTTTGAATATGGTGGTATTATAACAGGCCTATGTTTTTCAAGTGTTGTAGTCTATCTGCTGCCACATGTTATCTCCCGTCTG GGCAGGAGGATGGCTGGAACATTCAATGCCTGCATAGCAGGCTTTACACTTCTTTGCTTTGTGCTTGGTTTATTAGTCAGTCAACCAAAGGTCCCTGTCAATGTGAATGTGATGTTCCCCAAGTTGAGTGGTGAGAGTGCTTACTCGCTGATGGCACTTCTTGGCGCAAATGTAATAACATACGGTTTTTATGTTCATTCATCGGTTGTTCAG GTGCAAAGAAGATCTCTAGCTCCTACCCTTGGTTCCCTGTTTCATGATCACCTGTTTTCTGTATTATTCGTATTTACTGGGGTTTTTCTTGTGAACTATGTTCTATTGAGCTCAGCAGCAGATGAATCCAGTAATATAACACTTGTTAACTATCAAGATGGTATTGAGTTAATGAACCAG ATGTTTGAGAGTCCTGTGGCACCAGTTTTGTTGTTAGTGATCCTAATCTTCTCAAGCCACATCATCTCGTTGACATCTATTATCGGTAGTGATGTGATTTTAAAGAACACTTTTGGTGTTAAACTGCCAGATTCTGCACATCATCTCCTACTTAAGGGTTTCGCCATCATTCCTTGTATCTACTGTGGAAAGGTCGCTGGTTTTGAAGGGATATATCAGTTACTTATTATCTGTCCAGTTATCCAGGCTATGTTCCTTCCTTCCACTGTTATCCCCCTTATCCGTATTTCCTCATCAAGATTAATCATGGGCTGCTACAAAATATCTTTATATGTTGAAATACTTGCCACTCTTGCATTTCTTCTTATGCTGTTTGCAAATATCATTTTTGTGGCGGAAATCCTGTTTGGTGATAGCACCTGGACAAACAACCTCAAAGGAAACACCGGATCCGGCCCTGTTTTACTTCCATATATTGTCATAGTCCTAACTTCTTTTGCAAGTATTGCTTTTACGCTATTCCTTGCTGTTACTCCACTAAAGTCAGCAAGTAATGAAGCTGAAAACGAGAATTTGTCTGTGTGCTCACATAGTGAAGCATTGAACATTGCTCACTATAGAGAAGAGACTTCTCTTGAAAGTGTTCCACTTGAAGAAGTTCAGTGGTCGTCTATTGCTGTTGCTCCGAGGGATTCGTTGGAAGGTCATCAGAAATCAGCTTTGGAGTATACCGAGTGTTCTGATACCGCTACAGAGTCTGATCATGATGCTCAAGAACCAACATCTCATAGGACagtggatcctgaagctcacCTCTCACCGCCTGCATTCCGTGATGAGCCAAAATTTGTTGAGGTTGACTGGACAGAGCCAATGTCAATAGTTTGTACTGACACCATAGTAGAACAAAGTACTGCAGAGAACATCAAAGTGAAGAGCGCGACTGAGAAGATTGTTCCAGTGGAACCAGATGTTTGCGCACAGAAGGATTCTGAGGTGTCACATGATTTGGAATTTGACAAGTCCTATGGAGGTAAGGTACCTTCTTTCCCTTCTGGTGGCCCACCATCTCTTATGTTGAGCAGGGGAGATGATACTGATGCTGGTAATGTCAGTGGTTTCATCTCAAAACAGTCTGGTTTGGGACGTGCAGCAAGGAGACAGTTAGCAGCAATTCTTGATGAGTTCTGGGGGCAACTTTTTGATTATCGTGGTAAACTTACACAAGAGGCCAACAATAAAAGCTTCAACTATTTGATTGGACTGGACTTGAGAGCAGCTGGTTCTGCTGTGAGGAAAGATAACCTATCAATTGAAGCTTCCAGTAACTCAATGATGAGAGATGTAATGCAAGGGTCAGCTACTGTATTGAACACATGGGATTCTCATGATAAAGATATCACTAATCAAGACACAGGTATCTGTCTGCAGGTGGGTACCATGGGTCCACCAACATGGTCTCAAAGCATGCATTTACCAAATAGAGATATTCCAAGTTCAGGCAGAACCTTCTTTGAGCAAAATGCTAAATTATTTTCAAATTTTCATACTCCATCTTACTCCAGTAACCAGTTTTATCAACCGGCTACCATTCATGGGTATCAGCTAGCAAACTATTTGAAAGGGATAAATGCAAGTCGAAATCCATACTCTAGCACTCCATTGGACCCATGGCAACCTCCTAGATCTTCTGAATCTGCTATTCCCACCTATACTGGCTCTGCAATGAATGCTCATACGCATAATCTCCTTGGTTCATTTGGAGATAGCTCTTTGCAAAGCCCGACATTGAACCGCTCAAGTACAATGGCAGTGGAAAGATCCTATTATGATCCTATCTCCATTGGTGGGAGTGATAGTGTTGGCTCATCTGCTAACTCAAAGAAGTACCACAGTTCACCTAACATATCTGCGGTAATTGCTGCGAGCAGAGATGCTTTGTTGAATGAAGCAAGTTTGGGTCCTGCTGCAAATCTAGCATACCTGACTAGTTTGGCATCTGAAAAATCACGGTATGTGGACTTAGCAGTCAGACCATCATCTCCACTTACTGAGTTGTCACAACATAATGTTCAGAGAGAGATGCTCTCTACACATTCGGGTACAAACACCAAAACCAAATTCCTTTGGTCCCAACAGCCATTTGAACAATTATTTGGTGTGTTAAGTTCAGAGGTGAATAGGAGTGAGGTGAACACTGGCCAGGGAGCATGTAGTGCCATGAAGGATGATTTCTCTTACACACAGTTTGAGGCAGAACTTCTTAAGTCTCTTAGATTTTGCATCATGAAGCTCTTGAAGCTGGAAGGATCGGAGTGGCTGTTTCGTCAGAATGGCGGTTGTGATGAAAATCTAATTGATAAAGTCTCTGAAACCGAGAGAGTTTCACAGGGAGGAACCAGTGATGACAGAGATACCAGTTCTGTGCACAGAGTGCCAAATTGCGGAGATGGTTGTGTTTGGCAGGCTTCActgattgttagttttggtgtctgGTGTATCCATCGGGTGCTAGACCTGTCCCGTGTGGAAAGTAGACCAGAACTTTGGGGCAAGTATACATATGTTCTCAACCGTCTTCAG GGAATCATTGATCCTTCACTCTCCAATCCCCGGAAACCCCTAATGGCGTGTGCATGCCTCCTGAAAGCAGGCTCGGTTGGCAAACCCATCCCCGGCAGCTTCATCACGGCAGCCATGATACTGGAGGTGATCAAGGGCGTGGAACAAGCCGTCTCAGGCCGCAAGGGCCGGAGCGGAACAGCAGCTGGAGATGTGGCCTTTCCCAAAGGGAAGGCGAACCTGCTCTCTGTGCTCAAGCGATACAAGCGCAGGCTTGGCAACAAGACGCCGCCTAGGCGGTAG